Proteins encoded in a region of the Paenibacillus sp. W2I17 genome:
- a CDS encoding HAMP domain-containing sensor histidine kinase — translation MSQHNQLSLQWEFIISKVKSSVTVVDATLPELPLMYVNEHFTQLTGYTYEESVGHNCRFLQGQDTDPETVMQIRDALKKQQSIKIDILNYTKSGQKFWNELNIDPIFNESGECLYFVGIQYDISERKYAEQQLKFATSMAEMNSRGQLEFIGKLNHELRTPLNGIMGMIELASMGETTDEQKEYLELARQSGEALLNIINNSLDMAKLGRGKMDVENIEFQPLKLIQQIVKTHEPAAQNKHIRLLCHADLNIPDVLIGDPLRLRQVLDNLLSNAIKFTEQGEVQLQVDVRQQLMDTVVLVFSVRDTGIGIPQHQIEQLFDAFTQTDISHARRFGGSGLGLTICKELLELMNGQISVESTEGKGTQFEVTLPLLRQQAIPNVG, via the coding sequence AACTCTCATTACAATGGGAATTTATCATCTCGAAAGTGAAATCCTCCGTGACGGTGGTCGATGCTACCTTGCCTGAGCTTCCGCTCATGTATGTAAACGAACACTTTACCCAACTGACAGGATACACGTATGAAGAGTCTGTCGGACACAATTGCCGATTTTTGCAAGGGCAGGATACAGACCCCGAAACGGTAATGCAGATTCGTGATGCATTAAAGAAACAACAATCCATTAAGATTGATATTTTAAATTATACAAAAAGTGGTCAGAAGTTCTGGAACGAACTGAATATTGATCCGATCTTTAATGAATCCGGAGAGTGTTTATATTTTGTAGGCATTCAATACGATATTTCAGAACGGAAGTATGCCGAACAGCAGTTGAAGTTTGCAACTTCCATGGCTGAGATGAACAGCAGAGGGCAATTGGAATTCATCGGCAAGCTGAATCACGAGCTTCGTACCCCGCTTAACGGCATTATGGGCATGATTGAACTTGCCAGTATGGGTGAAACTACGGATGAGCAGAAAGAATATCTGGAGCTAGCACGTCAATCAGGTGAGGCGCTCCTTAACATCATTAACAATAGCCTGGATATGGCGAAACTGGGCAGAGGCAAAATGGATGTTGAAAACATTGAATTTCAGCCGTTGAAGCTGATCCAACAGATTGTGAAGACACATGAACCTGCGGCACAGAATAAACACATACGTCTGCTCTGTCATGCTGATCTGAATATTCCTGATGTGCTTATCGGTGATCCGCTAAGACTTCGGCAGGTACTGGATAATTTGCTGAGTAATGCAATTAAGTTCACAGAACAAGGTGAAGTGCAGTTACAGGTGGATGTGAGGCAACAGCTGATGGATACCGTTGTATTGGTATTCTCTGTACGTGATACGGGAATTGGCATTCCTCAGCATCAGATCGAACAATTGTTTGATGCATTTACCCAGACCGACATCTCCCATGCGCGCCGATTTGGCGGAAGTGGTCTTGGTCTGACCATCTGCAAAGAACTGCTGGAACTGATGAATGGTCAGATTTCGGTGGAGAGTACAGAGGGGAAAGGTACACAGTTTGAGGTGACACTGCCCTTGCTGCGCCAACAGGCCATTCCCAATGTAGGATAA
- a CDS encoding NucA/NucB deoxyribonuclease domain-containing protein, translating to MSKRRTRSKRKGKQGFKKQVLTLVAMLLVALYAWAGGEWPEEIPNPFAGTNKSVDHTITFPSERYPETANHIKAAIKAGHSDVCTIDRNGAEGNRDLSLKGVPVKKGKDRDEWPMAMCAEGGTGADIQYITPKDNRGAGSWVGNQLSTYPDGTRVKFVVK from the coding sequence ATGAGTAAGAGACGCACAAGAAGTAAACGCAAAGGCAAGCAAGGTTTCAAAAAGCAGGTTCTGACGCTGGTAGCGATGCTGCTGGTAGCCCTCTACGCCTGGGCTGGGGGAGAATGGCCCGAGGAGATACCTAATCCATTCGCTGGGACTAATAAGAGTGTTGACCATACCATTACGTTCCCTTCAGAGCGTTATCCCGAAACGGCCAACCATATTAAAGCGGCTATCAAGGCAGGGCATTCGGATGTATGCACCATTGATCGTAATGGAGCGGAAGGCAATCGGGATTTATCACTTAAGGGTGTTCCAGTCAAAAAAGGTAAGGATCGTGACGAGTGGCCCATGGCGATGTGTGCTGAGGGAGGAACAGGTGCAGATATCCAGTACATTACCCCGAAAGATAATCGTGGTGCAGGTTCATGGGTAGGGAATCAGTTAAGTACATATCCGGATGGAACACGAGTGAAGTTTGTAGTGAAGTAA
- a CDS encoding general stress protein, translating into MTQLIIGLARTENEAILMLNQVKEEGIKDKYLGAVAKEQLNLELVSEKTGLPKPLKGAGTDGAFGALKGILAGLGKRMDQTMSIGNAVRRLAGNEIGSETDDLVLTLTEAGISEEDARYYEDWLLKDHILVIVECSEEEAARVRPILLF; encoded by the coding sequence ATGACACAATTGATTATTGGGCTGGCCCGTACCGAGAACGAGGCTATATTGATGCTGAATCAGGTGAAAGAGGAAGGCATCAAGGATAAATATTTGGGGGCGGTGGCGAAGGAGCAGCTTAATCTGGAGCTGGTGAGCGAAAAGACGGGGCTGCCCAAACCTTTGAAGGGTGCCGGAACAGATGGTGCCTTTGGCGCTCTGAAAGGCATATTGGCTGGTCTGGGGAAGCGAATGGATCAGACGATGTCGATCGGAAATGCAGTGCGCAGACTCGCTGGTAATGAGATTGGGAGTGAGACCGATGATTTGGTGCTTACACTGACTGAAGCGGGGATCTCGGAGGAGGATGCGCGGTATTACGAAGATTGGCTGTTAAAGGACCATATCTTGGTTATCGTGGAGTGCAGTGAGGAAGAAGCGGCTCGTGTTCGACCTATTTTACTTTTTTAG
- a CDS encoding insulinase family protein translates to MLKQLKPYKVLQERRIEELKSDAYLLEHQKSGAKIVLLSNQDDNKVFSIGFRTPPEDNTGVAHILEHSVLCGSKKFPAKDSFVELLKGSLNTFLNAMTYPDKTIYPIASRNDHDFHNLMDIYLDAVLNTNIYENEKIFLQEGWNYNLTSADDELTYNGVVYNEMKGAFSSPERMVRREVLNSLFPDTTYSSESGGFPEAILDLTYQGLLDFHTRYYHPSNSYIYLYGDMDMEEKLQWLDENYLSAYDRIEIDSAIQLQPAFAKRVDTVKTYSAGSTESEVDNSFLTYNAVIGTSLDKELNISFQILLYALLNAPGAVLKQALLDKGIAKDVYGSYDDSLYQPVFTVGLKKSNLASKEDFLGTVQEVLERVVKEGFDPKALLAGINSYEFNHREADYGRMPKGLIYGFSSLQSWLYDEEAPFTHLEANDVFAELRTKMNEGYFEQLIEKYILQNTHTSFVALTPDKGLNSRKDEALKARLKTIQASLSEEEVQTLIQKTEALAEYQNTPSTKEQQQVIPTLSIEDIEPKASTLHQTVNQVDGTTILHHNLYTNGIGYLRLLFDIKEVPRHLLPYAGLLKNVLGYVDTQNYSFNELSNEIHIHSGGIHSGIGSYANAHKHNEFKATYEFNAKVLYDKLGFAFDMIKEIVFTSQFDNSKRLYEIISQMKGNLQRNLINSGHSAGIGRSSSKHSAVADFREAVSGIAFYQWLEDLQANFEARKEELSSSLQELTGYIFRPENLLVSYTADEQGYEGLEQQVSDLKAKLFTHEVAKEEFTFTPATHKEGFRSPSEVQYVVQTGNYIDKGYQYTGSLRVLQGILSLDYLWTNIRAKGGAYGCMSGFRRNGDSYVASYRDPNLDKTYKVYEEIPQYLTDFRADEREMTRYIIGAIQDLDTPRTPYGEGAFSLECYLSNVTEADLQQERDEVLSTKESDIIGFAELLSAILEQQQRCVIGNENKIEEQKQMFDETLDLIKN, encoded by the coding sequence ATGTTGAAACAGCTTAAGCCATACAAGGTGTTACAGGAGCGCAGAATCGAAGAACTGAAATCGGATGCGTATCTGCTTGAACACCAGAAATCCGGGGCCAAAATTGTACTTTTGTCCAATCAGGACGACAACAAAGTATTCAGTATCGGTTTCCGTACACCTCCCGAAGACAATACAGGGGTAGCCCATATCCTCGAACACTCCGTGCTCTGTGGGTCCAAGAAATTTCCGGCCAAGGATTCTTTTGTTGAGTTGCTGAAAGGTTCATTGAATACATTCCTTAACGCCATGACGTATCCCGATAAGACGATCTATCCGATCGCAAGTCGTAATGATCATGACTTCCATAACCTGATGGATATATATCTGGATGCGGTATTAAATACAAATATTTATGAGAATGAAAAGATATTTTTGCAGGAAGGCTGGAACTACAACCTGACCTCTGCTGACGATGAGTTAACCTACAACGGTGTTGTATATAACGAGATGAAGGGTGCCTTTTCTTCACCGGAACGAATGGTGCGCAGAGAAGTGCTGAACTCCCTTTTCCCGGATACTACATACTCCTCCGAGTCTGGTGGATTCCCGGAAGCTATTCTGGATCTAACGTATCAGGGGCTGCTGGATTTCCACACGAGATATTACCATCCTTCCAACAGTTACATCTATCTCTACGGGGATATGGATATGGAAGAGAAGCTGCAATGGCTGGATGAGAACTATCTGAGTGCATATGATCGAATCGAGATTGATTCGGCCATTCAACTTCAACCTGCCTTTGCAAAACGGGTAGACACGGTTAAGACTTACTCTGCGGGAAGTACGGAATCGGAAGTGGATAACAGCTTCTTGACCTATAACGCGGTGATTGGCACAAGTCTGGACAAGGAACTGAATATTTCGTTCCAAATTCTGTTATACGCCCTTCTGAACGCTCCGGGAGCGGTATTGAAACAGGCTTTGCTGGATAAAGGAATTGCGAAGGACGTCTATGGTTCGTATGATGACAGCCTGTATCAGCCTGTGTTCACTGTGGGACTGAAGAAGAGCAATCTGGCGAGCAAAGAGGATTTCCTGGGAACGGTCCAAGAAGTGCTTGAGCGTGTGGTAAAAGAAGGCTTTGATCCTAAGGCACTGCTTGCAGGCATTAACTCATATGAGTTCAATCACAGAGAAGCGGACTATGGCAGAATGCCGAAAGGCCTGATCTACGGATTCTCCTCCCTGCAAAGCTGGTTGTACGATGAAGAAGCACCTTTCACCCATCTGGAAGCCAATGACGTATTTGCTGAACTGCGGACAAAAATGAACGAAGGTTACTTCGAGCAACTGATTGAGAAATATATTTTGCAGAACACACATACTTCTTTTGTGGCGCTTACCCCGGATAAGGGGCTGAACTCACGCAAGGATGAGGCGTTGAAAGCACGTCTGAAAACTATTCAGGCCAGTCTTAGCGAGGAAGAAGTTCAGACGTTGATTCAGAAAACGGAAGCACTCGCCGAATATCAGAATACACCTTCAACCAAAGAGCAGCAGCAGGTCATTCCGACGTTATCGATTGAAGATATTGAACCGAAGGCCTCTACGTTGCATCAAACGGTGAACCAGGTCGATGGCACAACCATTCTCCATCATAACCTTTACACCAACGGAATTGGTTATCTGAGACTGTTGTTTGATATCAAAGAAGTGCCACGTCATCTCCTGCCGTATGCAGGATTGCTCAAGAATGTGCTGGGTTACGTGGACACTCAAAACTACTCGTTCAATGAACTGTCCAATGAAATCCATATCCATTCAGGCGGTATTCATAGCGGGATTGGATCTTATGCCAACGCGCATAAGCACAATGAATTCAAGGCGACCTATGAGTTCAACGCAAAAGTGTTATATGACAAGCTTGGATTTGCTTTTGATATGATCAAAGAAATTGTGTTCACGTCCCAATTCGATAATTCGAAGCGGTTATATGAGATCATCTCCCAGATGAAAGGTAATCTGCAACGTAATCTGATCAATAGCGGACATTCTGCGGGAATTGGCCGGTCTTCGTCCAAACATTCAGCAGTTGCCGATTTCAGGGAAGCTGTAAGTGGCATTGCCTTTTACCAGTGGCTTGAGGATCTTCAGGCGAATTTTGAGGCGAGAAAAGAAGAGTTATCTTCCAGCCTGCAAGAGTTGACGGGGTATATTTTCAGACCAGAGAACTTGCTTGTCAGTTACACTGCCGATGAGCAGGGATATGAAGGACTGGAACAACAGGTGTCTGATCTGAAAGCGAAGCTGTTCACACATGAGGTTGCCAAGGAAGAATTTACATTCACACCGGCTACTCATAAGGAAGGATTCCGATCTCCTTCGGAGGTGCAGTACGTGGTGCAAACGGGCAATTATATCGACAAAGGATATCAATACACCGGTTCACTACGGGTCTTGCAGGGAATCCTGTCCCTGGATTACTTGTGGACCAATATCCGCGCCAAAGGTGGAGCTTATGGCTGCATGTCAGGCTTCAGACGAAACGGAGACAGCTACGTTGCATCGTATCGTGATCCGAACCTCGATAAAACGTACAAAGTATATGAAGAGATACCGCAATATTTGACCGATTTCCGGGCAGACGAGCGGGAAATGACACGTTATATCATTGGTGCCATTCAGGACCTCGATACACCGAGAACACCTTATGGCGAAGGGGCATTCTCCCTGGAGTGTTATCTGTCGAATGTGACTGAAGCGGATCTGCAACAGGAACGGGACGAAGTGTTAAGCACAAAGGAAAGCGACATTATTGGTTTTGCTGAGCTTTTATCGGCCATACTTGAACAGCAACAGCGCTGTGTGATTGGGAATGAGAACAAGATTGAGGAACAGAAACAAATGTTTGACGAGACGCTGGATTTAATTAAAAACTAA
- a CDS encoding helix-turn-helix domain-containing protein — translation MNNINQEVGKKIRNFRKWRGLTIQQLADQIFKSKGTLSKYESGDITLDLVTLHHIANALNIQVEQLLYQEPRHASPLMNAVPSSFFKNSTRFYSYFYDGRNNSLIRCVIDMMAQSDANRYRTVMYMNVKDFENYQECENMYWGHTEHYDTLTTLILKNQATPLENLYINILASFQESEKKVGTDGGCLLQTFHAYRAQNVILQNPAARESGVI, via the coding sequence ATGAACAATATCAATCAGGAAGTTGGCAAGAAAATACGAAACTTTCGGAAGTGGCGGGGACTGACCATTCAACAGCTTGCGGATCAGATCTTCAAGAGCAAGGGCACCCTGTCCAAATATGAGAGCGGAGATATTACACTTGATCTGGTCACGTTACATCATATTGCGAACGCGCTCAATATCCAGGTGGAGCAACTCTTATACCAAGAGCCCAGACATGCTTCTCCCCTGATGAATGCGGTCCCGTCCAGCTTTTTCAAGAACTCCACTCGTTTCTATTCCTACTTCTATGATGGGCGTAACAACAGTCTCATTCGTTGTGTCATTGACATGATGGCTCAGTCGGATGCCAACCGTTATCGCACCGTGATGTATATGAATGTGAAGGATTTTGAGAACTACCAAGAGTGCGAGAATATGTATTGGGGCCACACCGAGCATTATGACACACTCACCACCCTGATTTTGAAAAATCAGGCCACGCCGCTGGAGAACCTATATATTAATATTCTGGCGTCTTTTCAGGAATCGGAGAAAAAAGTGGGGACTGATGGCGGGTGTCTCCTTCAGACCTTTCATGCCTATCGCGCTCAAAATGTTATTCTCCAGAACCCCGCTGCCCGAGAATCAGGAGTTATATAA
- a CDS encoding MalY/PatB family protein encodes MKYDFDEIIDRTGTNAMNTDGFRQYIFNATEDMTFPFKDEEFIRMWIADMEFATPPEILDAVKERLDRRIMGYSQVFDPAYYEAVSNWMKRYYDWSFPKEHLETSNGIIPALYELVEYICQSDEKVLIVTPSYGFFKSAAEHNDLELVCSDMINEQGRYSIDYEDFEAKAKDEKVRVCIFCNPHNPSGRVWTTEELQRVGEICLRNNVWVISDEIHCDLLRTGKRHTPLAKLFPDTDRIITCMSPSKTFNMAGLMFSNVIIPNKTLRDIWQARHYGFKNPLSIAATQAAYEMGDEWLIELKCYLDANFACVEQYVKQHLPRAVFHIPEATYLAWIDISAYAPQNVSLPLFFAEQAGVLLEDGHMFVANGEGCIRLNLACPRSVLQEGLRRISSVLVNVVEEVPVQV; translated from the coding sequence ATGAAATACGACTTTGATGAGATTATAGACCGCACAGGTACAAATGCCATGAATACGGATGGTTTCCGTCAATATATTTTTAATGCCACAGAGGACATGACTTTTCCATTCAAAGATGAAGAATTCATTCGCATGTGGATTGCAGATATGGAATTTGCCACACCTCCCGAGATTCTGGATGCAGTTAAGGAGCGTCTGGACCGTAGAATCATGGGTTACTCCCAGGTGTTTGATCCGGCGTATTACGAAGCTGTCTCGAACTGGATGAAAAGATACTATGACTGGTCCTTCCCAAAGGAACATTTGGAGACCTCAAACGGGATCATTCCCGCTTTGTATGAACTGGTGGAATATATCTGTCAGTCGGATGAGAAAGTACTGATTGTGACCCCGTCTTATGGTTTCTTCAAGTCAGCTGCGGAGCATAATGATCTTGAATTGGTATGTTCGGATATGATCAACGAGCAGGGGCGTTACTCCATTGATTATGAGGATTTTGAAGCCAAGGCCAAGGATGAGAAGGTAAGGGTATGTATTTTCTGTAACCCGCATAATCCGTCTGGACGTGTTTGGACTACCGAAGAGTTACAACGTGTGGGTGAGATATGCCTGCGGAACAACGTATGGGTCATTTCGGATGAGATTCACTGTGATCTGCTGCGGACGGGTAAGAGACATACGCCACTCGCAAAGCTGTTTCCGGATACGGATCGAATCATTACATGCATGTCTCCGAGCAAAACATTCAACATGGCTGGTCTGATGTTCTCCAATGTCATTATTCCGAATAAGACACTTCGAGACATCTGGCAGGCACGCCATTATGGTTTCAAAAACCCACTGAGCATCGCTGCCACTCAAGCGGCTTACGAAATGGGCGATGAATGGCTGATAGAATTGAAATGTTATCTGGATGCCAATTTCGCCTGCGTAGAACAGTATGTGAAACAGCATCTGCCACGGGCTGTTTTTCACATCCCGGAAGCCACGTATCTGGCCTGGATCGATATTTCGGCATATGCTCCCCAAAATGTAAGCTTACCTTTATTTTTCGCTGAGCAAGCGGGTGTATTACTCGAAGATGGTCATATGTTTGTAGCCAATGGTGAGGGTTGTATTCGGTTGAATCTGGCTTGTCCCCGTTCTGTCCTTCAGGAAGGGTTACGAAGAATCAGCAGTGTACTTGTGAATGTGGTCGAAGAGGTACCCGTTCAAGTATAA
- the ung gene encoding uracil-DNA glycosylase: MFGNDWDKVLQEETEADYFNKIRYTLAAEYKTQTVFPPKEDLFSALKLTPYHQVKAVIIGQDPYHGAGQAHGLSFSVRPGVRVPPSLKNIYKELHADLDLPIPNHGSLVHWAQQGVLLLNAVLTVREGQPNSHQALGWQTFTDAVIRALNERSEPMVFMLWGSHAQKKGAFINRDKHLVLESTHPSPLAAHRGFLGSRPFSKANDFLTSKGIEPIDWKIPEN; encoded by the coding sequence ATGTTTGGAAACGATTGGGACAAGGTGCTTCAGGAAGAGACGGAAGCCGACTATTTTAACAAGATTCGTTACACTCTCGCCGCCGAGTACAAAACGCAGACGGTCTTTCCGCCCAAAGAAGACCTGTTCTCCGCACTGAAGCTGACGCCATATCATCAGGTTAAGGCCGTTATTATTGGCCAGGACCCTTATCACGGAGCGGGACAGGCTCATGGATTAAGCTTTTCGGTTAGACCCGGGGTACGCGTACCGCCTTCTCTGAAAAATATATATAAGGAACTTCATGCCGATCTGGACCTGCCAATTCCGAATCATGGATCTCTGGTTCATTGGGCACAGCAGGGAGTCCTGCTATTAAATGCTGTTCTGACGGTTCGTGAAGGTCAGCCTAACTCGCATCAGGCACTAGGGTGGCAGACATTTACGGATGCTGTCATTCGTGCGTTGAATGAACGTTCAGAGCCAATGGTATTTATGCTGTGGGGCAGTCATGCCCAGAAGAAAGGTGCTTTTATTAATAGGGACAAGCACCTGGTACTGGAGTCTACACATCCCAGTCCGCTGGCTGCGCATCGTGGATTCCTCGGCAGTCGTCCCTTTTCCAAAGCCAATGATTTCTTGACCTCCAAAGGTATTGAACCGATCGATTGGAAGATACCTGAAAACTAG
- a CDS encoding TIGR00730 family Rossman fold protein, with product MKRIAVFAGSNPGNHPDYTEKAVQLGKQIADSGYALVYGGSCMGLMGAVADAALEQGGEVIGVMPTGLFRGEVVHGGLTQLIEVGTMHERKATMAELSDGFIALPGGMGTFEELFEVLCWAQIGIHRKPVGLLNVNGYYGPLMKMVEHSVQEGFSNTSHLSLWSLEADPAELIKQMSSYIPAEMTQKWSQLNGK from the coding sequence ATGAAACGTATAGCTGTTTTTGCAGGCTCCAATCCGGGAAATCACCCCGATTATACAGAGAAAGCTGTTCAACTGGGCAAACAGATTGCTGATAGTGGTTATGCACTGGTCTATGGTGGTTCTTGCATGGGCTTGATGGGTGCAGTAGCCGATGCTGCTCTTGAGCAAGGGGGAGAAGTAATCGGGGTTATGCCTACCGGATTGTTCCGGGGCGAGGTTGTTCACGGAGGACTCACACAACTGATTGAAGTGGGAACCATGCATGAACGGAAGGCTACGATGGCTGAATTATCCGATGGATTCATTGCACTTCCCGGAGGCATGGGTACATTTGAAGAACTATTCGAGGTACTGTGCTGGGCACAGATCGGTATTCATCGTAAGCCTGTTGGCTTATTAAATGTCAACGGATATTATGGACCGCTGATGAAGATGGTAGAACATAGCGTACAGGAAGGATTCTCCAACACTTCGCATCTCAGTCTGTGGAGTCTGGAAGCTGATCCGGCTGAACTCATCAAACAAATGTCATCCTATATTCCTGCAGAGATGACTCAGAAGTGGTCACAACTCAACGGGAAATGA